One part of the Leeia speluncae genome encodes these proteins:
- the acpP gene encoding acyl carrier protein: MENIEARVKKIVAEQLGVNEAEVKNESSFVDDLGADSLDTVELVMALEEEFECEIPDDEAEKITTVQQAIDYVNSNLNK; encoded by the coding sequence ATGGAAAACATCGAAGCTCGCGTTAAAAAGATCGTTGCTGAGCAACTTGGCGTGAATGAAGCAGAAGTAAAAAATGAATCTTCTTTCGTTGACGATCTAGGCGCAGATTCCCTGGACACCGTTGAACTGGTGATGGCACTTGAAGAAGAGTTTGAGTGTGAAATTCCAGATGATGAAGCAGAAAAGATTACTACTGTTCAACAAGCGATTGACTACGTCAACAGCAACCTGAACAAGTAA
- the fabF gene encoding beta-ketoacyl-ACP synthase II: MSKRRVVITGLGLISPVGNTVEDGWSNLLAGKSGITRITKFDPTNFSAQIAGEVKDFDVAQYIPAKDARRMDTFIHYGLAAGIQAVKDAGLQDASINPERIGVNIGSGIGGLPLIEDTYKVLQEGGPRKISPFFIPGAIINMIAGHLSIMFGFKGPNYGIVSACTTATHCIGDAARLIEYGDVDVMVAGGAEGTVSPLAIGGFASARALSTRNDDPATASRPWDVGRDGFVLGEGAGVLVLEEYEHAVKRGAKIYAELAGFGMSADAHHMTAPCEDGEGAARSMVNAMKNAQLTMDAVNYVNAHGTSTPLGDIAETIAIKRAFGDHAKALAVSSTKSATGHLLGAAGGVEAVFSALAVHNQIAPATINLQEIDPQCDLDYVPNTPREMKIDVAISNSFGFGGTNGTLVFKRA; the protein is encoded by the coding sequence TTGTCTAAGCGTAGAGTTGTAATCACTGGTTTGGGATTGATTTCCCCTGTTGGTAATACAGTAGAAGACGGCTGGAGCAATTTGCTCGCTGGCAAAAGTGGTATTACCCGTATCACTAAATTCGATCCAACAAACTTCTCTGCACAAATTGCAGGCGAGGTAAAAGATTTTGATGTTGCGCAGTATATTCCTGCAAAGGATGCGCGACGTATGGATACCTTTATCCATTACGGCTTGGCAGCAGGTATCCAAGCAGTAAAAGATGCTGGTCTACAAGACGCCAGCATCAACCCTGAACGAATTGGTGTGAATATTGGTTCTGGTATTGGTGGTTTACCACTGATTGAGGATACTTATAAGGTGCTACAAGAAGGTGGCCCACGTAAGATTTCTCCATTCTTTATTCCAGGCGCAATCATCAACATGATTGCTGGCCATTTGTCGATTATGTTTGGCTTTAAAGGCCCTAACTACGGCATCGTTTCAGCATGTACAACAGCGACACACTGTATTGGTGATGCTGCTCGTTTGATCGAGTACGGTGACGTGGACGTTATGGTCGCTGGTGGCGCAGAAGGAACCGTTTCTCCACTAGCGATTGGTGGTTTTGCCTCTGCTCGCGCATTGTCTACCCGCAACGATGATCCTGCTACTGCTTCACGTCCATGGGATGTAGGTCGTGATGGCTTTGTTTTGGGTGAGGGTGCAGGTGTGCTTGTACTAGAAGAGTATGAGCACGCTGTAAAACGTGGTGCAAAAATTTATGCGGAGCTGGCTGGTTTCGGTATGAGTGCTGATGCTCATCACATGACCGCTCCGTGTGAAGATGGTGAAGGCGCTGCTCGTAGTATGGTGAATGCAATGAAAAATGCACAACTGACTATGGATGCCGTGAACTATGTGAATGCACATGGTACTTCTACACCACTTGGTGATATTGCTGAAACGATCGCGATTAAGCGTGCATTTGGTGATCATGCTAAAGCGCTAGCTGTGAGCTCTACTAAATCTGCAACCGGGCATCTTTTAGGTGCTGCTGGTGGTGTAGAAGCAGTATTCTCTGCGTTGGCTGTTCACAATCAGATTGCGCCTGCAACGATCAACCTGCAAGAAATTGATCCTCAGTGCGATCTAGATTATGTACCTAACACACCACGTGAAATGAAGATTGATGTTGCAATCTCTAATTCATTTGGCTTTGGTGGTACAAACGGTACTTTGGTATTTAAGCGCGCATAA
- a CDS encoding aminodeoxychorismate synthase component I, producing MREIHLIPLSSRPKLQSIMEKNEALFPVLLQSSKEDGWDLLLASTEFIPVLDSEHVLTTLNRYWQNVDSKDYTCLPKNAANIPFKGGWFVYCGYELLHDLEISVPKFNQATDFPAHAIYRTPAAIVTRRSDGASWLLVEPGFDALEKRLIELVAQSYEDVSTELDGVVAIAEEDPSIYLTNIEKVKHYIHEGDVFQVNLSRRWTANLTSAFAPHHLFAKLRAVNPAPFSGLVKIPQANSEAAWIISASPERLISVELKANDHHALPTRHAETRPIAGTHPRSKDPQEDEMLKQQLLASRKERAEHVMLVDLERNDLGRVCVPGTVKVDELMAVATYSYVHHIESNVHGELRADILPGDAIAAMFPGGTITGCPKVRTMQIIRELETHPRYAYTGSMGYVNLDGSMDMNILIRTFMYNPELAGEELVFRAGGGIVIDSDPVRELNETRAKVKGLMRALSPQEE from the coding sequence ATGCGAGAAATACATCTTATTCCGCTTTCTTCTCGACCTAAATTGCAATCCATTATGGAGAAAAATGAAGCACTTTTTCCTGTGCTTTTGCAATCATCTAAAGAAGATGGCTGGGATCTGTTGCTTGCATCAACTGAGTTTATTCCTGTTCTGGATTCTGAGCATGTACTGACAACTTTGAACAGGTATTGGCAGAATGTTGACTCAAAAGACTATACCTGTTTGCCTAAAAATGCAGCCAACATCCCATTTAAGGGGGGGTGGTTTGTTTATTGTGGTTATGAATTACTGCATGACTTAGAAATTTCCGTTCCAAAGTTTAATCAAGCGACGGATTTTCCTGCTCATGCGATTTATCGAACGCCAGCAGCCATTGTGACGAGAAGAAGTGATGGTGCTTCTTGGTTGTTAGTGGAGCCGGGTTTTGATGCGCTAGAAAAAAGACTGATTGAATTAGTTGCTCAGTCTTATGAGGATGTGTCGACGGAGTTGGATGGTGTTGTCGCGATTGCAGAAGAAGACCCTTCGATTTATTTAACGAATATAGAAAAAGTTAAGCACTATATTCATGAAGGGGATGTGTTCCAAGTAAATTTGTCTAGAAGATGGACGGCAAATTTAACATCTGCTTTTGCGCCTCATCATTTATTTGCAAAACTTAGAGCGGTGAATCCCGCGCCATTTTCAGGTCTAGTCAAAATACCGCAAGCAAATAGCGAAGCTGCATGGATTATTTCTGCATCACCAGAGCGTTTGATTAGCGTTGAGCTTAAAGCGAATGACCATCATGCATTGCCAACTAGGCATGCTGAGACGCGTCCGATTGCAGGTACTCATCCACGTTCTAAAGATCCACAAGAGGATGAGATGCTTAAACAGCAATTGCTTGCCAGTCGTAAAGAGCGTGCAGAGCATGTCATGTTGGTGGACTTGGAGCGAAATGATCTAGGTAGAGTATGCGTGCCAGGAACCGTTAAAGTCGATGAGTTAATGGCGGTGGCGACGTATTCTTATGTACACCACATAGAATCGAATGTGCATGGTGAATTAAGAGCAGATATTCTTCCTGGTGATGCGATTGCTGCGATGTTCCCCGGAGGGACCATTACAGGGTGCCCTAAAGTTCGCACAATGCAAATTATTCGTGAGTTAGAAACCCATCCTAGATACGCGTATACAGGCAGTATGGGGTATGTCAATTTGGATGGGTCGATGGATATGAATATCTTGATTCGTACCTTTATGTATAACCCTGAGTTAGCTGGTGAAGAGTTGGTGTTCAGGGCTGGCGGTGGGATTGTGATTGACTCTGATCCTGTACGAGAGTTAAACGAAACACGTGCAAAAGTGAAGGGGTTAATGCGTGCATTAAGTCCTCAAGAGGAATGA
- the pabC gene encoding aminodeoxychorismate lyase, translated as MSVLINGQKERVISVADRGFNYGDGVFRTLVIQNGFIPNWAQHLAILERDAKQLGIPFPTASLWENDVLQLSQENLDLQTAVIKLTLSRGIGQRGYAAPEAPIVTRVSQIVEWKRPDLSMLHSGVKVELSDVRLGWQPLLAGAKHLNRLENVLAKSRLKNAAAFDGLLLDQSGCVIEGIQTNLIMQMQNGQWLTPDLSRCGVAGLTRQLVLDQLRAENQTVEIGDVLLAELLEAKHLWLMNSLNGVVPVAKLYIDGNAHEFMASTLPFNIDTQIGWRVA; from the coding sequence ATGTCTGTGCTAATTAACGGACAAAAAGAGCGTGTGATTTCTGTTGCTGATAGAGGATTTAACTACGGCGATGGTGTCTTTCGCACCTTAGTGATCCAGAATGGATTTATTCCTAATTGGGCACAGCACTTAGCTATTTTAGAGAGAGATGCAAAGCAGTTAGGTATTCCTTTTCCTACTGCATCTTTGTGGGAGAACGATGTTCTGCAACTCTCACAAGAGAATCTCGATCTTCAAACCGCTGTGATCAAACTTACTTTAAGTCGTGGAATTGGTCAGCGAGGATATGCTGCACCTGAAGCGCCTATTGTGACCCGAGTCAGTCAGATAGTGGAATGGAAACGCCCAGATCTATCCATGCTTCACTCCGGTGTTAAAGTGGAGTTATCTGATGTACGTCTTGGTTGGCAACCCTTATTGGCTGGCGCAAAGCATTTAAATCGCTTAGAAAATGTCCTAGCAAAGAGCCGATTAAAAAATGCTGCCGCTTTCGATGGTCTTTTATTGGATCAATCAGGTTGCGTGATTGAAGGCATACAGACAAACTTAATCATGCAAATGCAAAATGGGCAGTGGTTAACGCCAGATTTATCGAGATGTGGTGTTGCGGGTCTAACTAGGCAGTTGGTATTAGATCAGCTTCGTGCAGAAAATCAAACTGTCGAAATTGGCGATGTTTTATTAGCAGAGTTGCTTGAAGCAAAACATCTATGGCTAATGAATAGCCTGAATGGTGTGGTTCCGGTAGCCAAACTGTATATTGATGGAAATGCTCATGAGTTTATGGCAAGCACATTGCCGTTTAACATCGATACGCAAATAGGCTGGCGCGTAGCCTGA
- a CDS encoding acyl-CoA thioesterase, giving the protein MAKITLPTISNCHFQTSLPVTVTHLNYGNHLGHDSLVSILHEARVQFLHQLGYTEMKMEDAGLILRDLAVQYLAEAFYGDILDISIEVAQLSGCGFELLYEVTHQSLGKKIARAQTSMVCFDYQTHKIMKLPKSFADRYQTPPAN; this is encoded by the coding sequence ATGGCAAAAATTACGCTACCGACAATCTCAAATTGTCACTTCCAAACTAGCCTCCCTGTCACGGTTACCCATTTAAATTATGGCAATCATTTAGGGCATGACTCGCTGGTTTCCATACTGCATGAGGCTAGAGTGCAATTCTTGCACCAACTGGGCTACACAGAGATGAAAATGGAAGATGCGGGATTAATCTTACGAGATTTAGCAGTGCAATATCTTGCAGAAGCGTTCTATGGAGATATACTGGACATCTCTATCGAAGTTGCTCAACTTTCTGGTTGCGGATTTGAACTACTTTATGAAGTAACCCATCAAAGTTTAGGCAAAAAAATTGCAAGAGCACAAACCTCTATGGTTTGCTTCGATTATCAAACACATAAAATTATGAAATTGCCAAAGAGTTTTGCAGATCGTTACCAGACGCCCCCCGCAAACTGA
- a CDS encoding universal stress protein, giving the protein MYQRIFVPVDESKTSNVALQEAIRFAQDQHAIIRLVHVVDLAQFFWGGAEFIDTSELQQNLITAGQKVLAEAEEKVKAAAITVDSQLHQTYGERIARVISDDAKAWNADIVVMGTHGKRGFDHLLLGSVAEGVMRMATTPLLMIRAN; this is encoded by the coding sequence ATGTATCAACGTATATTTGTACCTGTAGATGAAAGTAAAACTTCTAACGTTGCTTTGCAGGAAGCCATCCGGTTTGCACAAGACCAGCATGCAATTATTCGCTTAGTGCATGTGGTCGACTTAGCGCAATTCTTTTGGGGTGGTGCTGAGTTTATTGATACTTCTGAGCTGCAACAAAATTTAATTACAGCTGGCCAAAAAGTGTTGGCCGAAGCGGAAGAAAAAGTGAAAGCAGCTGCTATTACGGTTGACTCTCAGCTGCACCAGACTTACGGTGAACGCATTGCTAGAGTGATTAGTGACGATGCAAAAGCATGGAATGCAGATATTGTCGTCATGGGAACACACGGCAAGCGCGGTTTTGATCACTTGTTACTTGGTAGTGTTGCGGAAGGTGTGATGAGAATGGCAACCACGCCACTCTTGATGATTCGCGCAAATTAA
- a CDS encoding proteasome-type protease, whose translation MTYCLGMLLDEGLLVASDSRTNAGVDHIATFAKMHIFEEAGERLIVMMNSGNLATTQSVISLLRMRTQLKDEESILTVKTLYEVAELVGETVREVVNRDSDGHLSASNVDYGCSFIVAGQIKGEEPRLFNIYPQGNFIEATKDTMYFQIGESKYGKPIIDRVIRRDTPLAVAAKCALISFDSTIKSNLSVGLPIDMLLYRTDSFAKAIPHRIDAEDPYFRRIRQDWGKGLRQVFSKLPDASWFDE comes from the coding sequence ATGACATACTGTCTAGGCATGCTGCTCGATGAAGGTTTACTGGTCGCTTCGGACTCTAGAACCAATGCAGGTGTAGATCATATTGCGACATTCGCCAAAATGCATATCTTTGAAGAGGCGGGTGAACGTTTAATCGTAATGATGAACTCGGGGAACTTAGCAACTACTCAAAGTGTGATTAGTCTATTGAGAATGCGAACGCAGTTAAAAGATGAAGAATCGATTTTAACGGTGAAGACGCTTTACGAAGTGGCGGAGTTGGTTGGTGAGACGGTACGAGAGGTTGTTAACCGTGATTCTGATGGGCACTTGTCTGCCAGCAATGTGGATTATGGCTGCTCATTTATCGTCGCAGGGCAAATTAAAGGTGAAGAGCCGCGTCTATTTAATATTTATCCTCAAGGAAATTTTATTGAGGCAACCAAAGACACCATGTATTTTCAAATTGGCGAATCCAAGTATGGTAAGCCAATTATTGATCGCGTGATTCGCCGAGATACGCCTTTGGCTGTTGCGGCAAAGTGTGCGCTGATCTCATTTGATTCGACGATTAAAAGTAATTTATCCGTTGGTTTACCAATTGATATGTTGCTGTACCGAACGGATTCTTTTGCTAAAGCCATTCCACACCGGATTGATGCTGAAGACCCTTATTTTAGGCGCATCAGACAAGATTGGGGCAAGGGGTTGCGGCAAGTCTTTAGTAAGTTGCCAGACGCAAGCTGGTTTGATGAGTAA
- the moaD gene encoding molybdopterin converting factor subunit 1, with protein MKNLKLLYFARLRESFGRETEEIVLPDEVATVGQLIQYLAKRGGAWENELGEDKIFRVAVNQTISTAESELPDSAEVAIFPPVTGG; from the coding sequence ATGAAAAATTTAAAATTATTATATTTTGCTCGCCTTCGCGAGTCTTTTGGTCGAGAGACTGAAGAAATCGTGTTGCCGGATGAAGTCGCGACGGTTGGTCAACTGATTCAATATTTGGCTAAGCGCGGTGGTGCTTGGGAAAATGAATTAGGTGAGGATAAGATTTTCCGTGTGGCAGTGAACCAGACGATTTCGACCGCTGAAAGTGAATTGCCAGACTCTGCCGAAGTAGCTATTTTCCCACCGGTTACAGGCGGATAA
- a CDS encoding molybdenum cofactor biosynthesis protein MoaE produces the protein MISIRVEAADFNIAEEQKLLLSRVSATGAVVAFTGVVREFVKDQRLISMMLEHYPGMTEKALFAIAEQAKSRWDLSAITIIHRIGHLHANEQIVLVLVSSMHRGEAFSGCEFIMDYLKTEAPFWKKEFFETGESNWVDARHSDDLAKHRWQ, from the coding sequence ATGATCTCCATTCGTGTTGAGGCAGCTGACTTTAATATTGCGGAAGAGCAAAAATTATTGTTAAGTCGAGTAAGTGCAACTGGGGCGGTTGTCGCGTTTACTGGGGTTGTCAGGGAGTTTGTCAAAGACCAACGCCTTATTTCTATGATGCTAGAGCACTACCCTGGGATGACAGAAAAAGCCTTGTTTGCGATTGCTGAACAGGCGAAAAGTCGCTGGGACTTGTCAGCCATTACAATCATCCATCGCATTGGCCATTTGCATGCCAATGAGCAGATTGTACTTGTTCTGGTGTCTTCTATGCACCGTGGGGAAGCATTTTCGGGCTGCGAATTCATTATGGACTACCTAAAAACAGAGGCGCCGTTTTGGAAAAAAGAGTTTTTTGAAACGGGTGAGTCAAATTGGGTCGATGCTAGGCATTCGGATGATTTGGCAAAGCATCGCTGGCAATGA
- the mobA gene encoding molybdenum cofactor guanylyltransferase, giving the protein MSSNDEAVLALILAGGEGRRMGGADKGLVVRNGQPLIANAIATLKSFFALNSISEHLWISANRNLDHYHTLNVTGIVSDVHDEFLGPMAGLESALGIPNWEWLVCSPCDMPFIHAAVFSQLWHHRVNEGVSIAAIEQDGNERWFPVLTVSHRRAVERLPDLLTSGNRSLMSWIQQVPHQVVNFENTHAFQNCNTKNDLV; this is encoded by the coding sequence ATGTCAAGCAATGATGAAGCCGTGCTTGCCTTGATATTAGCGGGTGGTGAAGGGCGCCGGATGGGCGGTGCCGATAAAGGGTTGGTAGTGCGGAATGGCCAACCGTTAATTGCCAATGCGATCGCTACGCTGAAGTCTTTTTTTGCACTCAATTCGATATCTGAACATCTTTGGATATCCGCCAACCGAAATCTAGATCATTACCATACTCTCAATGTGACAGGCATTGTGTCTGATGTACATGATGAATTTTTAGGCCCAATGGCTGGGCTTGAAAGTGCTTTGGGTATCCCGAACTGGGAATGGTTAGTTTGCTCGCCTTGCGATATGCCATTCATCCACGCAGCGGTTTTTTCTCAATTGTGGCATCACCGAGTCAATGAAGGTGTGTCGATCGCGGCTATTGAGCAAGATGGGAATGAGAGGTGGTTTCCCGTGCTGACGGTTTCGCATCGCCGTGCGGTAGAGAGGCTGCCTGACTTACTGACTTCAGGTAATCGATCATTAATGAGCTGGATTCAGCAAGTGCCACATCAAGTGGTCAATTTTGAAAATACACATGCTTTCCAAAACTGTAATACAAAAAATGATCTGGTTTAG
- a CDS encoding acetate/propionate family kinase, which yields MLIVFNAGSSTLKFELFEHEGGLPGPKVAHGALDAHDGLITGEAWLGKEVAIKWNTEALVNRHDKMLTLLLDWVKELGFTLTAAGHRVVHGGPIFHETVKVTPEVIDALKAFIPLAPLHQPHNLSAIEALLRLYPELPQFASFDTAFHANEPELAQWFALPRKFYEQGVRRYGFHGLSYAFIAHKLKQLAPKLYHGKTVIMHLGNGASACAVENGRSIASSMGFTALDGLMMGTRSGQVDPGVLLYCQQHLNMDHAAIETLLYKQSGLLGVSGISSDMRTLRASDAPEAKFAIDLFVYRLVREIGALISVLGGVDGLIFTGGIGEHAAFVRDEVINKLAWLGFELDASKNEANETIITSANSKLPAYVIPTDEARQIAYELGPML from the coding sequence ATGCTAATTGTCTTTAATGCGGGCTCCTCTACCCTAAAATTTGAGCTATTTGAGCACGAAGGTGGCCTACCCGGCCCTAAGGTTGCTCATGGTGCATTAGATGCGCACGATGGACTAATTACTGGTGAAGCATGGCTTGGTAAAGAAGTAGCCATTAAATGGAATACAGAAGCACTCGTAAACCGCCACGACAAAATGTTAACTCTTCTACTCGACTGGGTGAAAGAGCTAGGTTTTACTTTAACCGCGGCTGGTCACCGTGTTGTGCATGGCGGACCTATCTTCCATGAAACGGTTAAAGTGACGCCGGAAGTCATTGATGCTTTAAAAGCATTTATTCCGCTGGCACCATTACATCAGCCACATAACCTTTCGGCGATTGAGGCACTATTGCGTCTGTATCCTGAATTACCGCAGTTTGCCTCTTTCGATACGGCCTTTCATGCCAATGAACCAGAATTAGCGCAGTGGTTTGCTCTGCCTCGGAAGTTTTATGAGCAAGGCGTAAGGCGTTACGGTTTTCATGGGCTTTCATACGCATTTATTGCTCACAAACTAAAGCAACTTGCACCAAAGCTATACCATGGCAAAACAGTCATTATGCATCTTGGCAATGGTGCTAGCGCATGTGCCGTAGAAAATGGCCGAAGCATCGCCAGCAGCATGGGTTTTACAGCACTTGATGGGCTCATGATGGGTACGAGAAGCGGTCAGGTTGATCCTGGTGTGCTTTTATATTGCCAGCAACATCTGAATATGGATCATGCTGCCATTGAAACCTTGCTGTACAAACAGTCAGGCCTACTTGGTGTCTCAGGCATCTCTAGCGACATGCGTACATTACGTGCAAGTGACGCACCAGAAGCCAAATTTGCGATTGATCTCTTTGTATACCGCCTAGTAAGAGAAATTGGTGCGCTAATTTCTGTCTTAGGTGGTGTGGATGGATTAATTTTTACCGGCGGTATCGGCGAACATGCTGCATTTGTTAGAGATGAGGTCATCAACAAACTTGCTTGGTTAGGGTTTGAATTGGATGCGTCAAAAAATGAGGCAAATGAAACGATCATTACCTCTGCAAACAGTAAACTCCCTGCATACGTGATTCCAACTGACGAAGCTCGTCAAATTGCTTACGAATTAGGACCCATGCTGTAG
- a CDS encoding bifunctional enoyl-CoA hydratase/phosphate acetyltransferase: MNKADQNYIDNSPRYRDLMEQAKKLPPVITAVAHPCDDVSLTGALEAMEAGLIQPILVGPVSKIRQVAREHKLDISRFKTVDLAFHQRSNDADSYEIPPFSIIPTEHSHQSAEIAVSLVKRGFAHSLMKGSLHSDELLSAVLDKTHGLRTARRLSHVFVMDVPTYHKQLLITDGAVNILPDLTTKADIVQNAIELAQALGISTPKVAILCAVETVNPTMPATLDAAALCKMAERGQIKGGILDGPLAFDNAISADAAAQKGIKSVVSGEADILVAPELEAGNILAKQLTWLSNAHSAGIVLGARVPIMLTSRSDSAVSRLASAAVAQLMANFLRK, encoded by the coding sequence ATGAATAAAGCAGATCAAAACTACATTGATAACTCCCCCCGTTATCGTGATCTAATGGAACAAGCCAAAAAGCTTCCTCCAGTGATTACCGCAGTGGCACACCCATGTGATGACGTATCGTTAACCGGTGCGTTAGAAGCCATGGAAGCAGGACTCATTCAACCGATTTTGGTTGGTCCGGTCTCTAAGATTCGGCAAGTAGCGAGAGAACATAAACTAGATATCAGCCGCTTTAAAACAGTTGATCTAGCGTTTCATCAGCGTAGTAATGATGCAGATTCTTACGAGATTCCACCATTTAGCATCATCCCGACAGAACACAGCCATCAATCCGCAGAAATTGCGGTTTCCCTAGTGAAAAGAGGGTTCGCACACTCACTCATGAAGGGTAGCTTGCATTCAGACGAACTCCTTTCTGCCGTATTGGATAAAACCCACGGACTACGCACGGCTAGAAGGCTATCTCATGTATTTGTGATGGATGTGCCAACTTACCATAAGCAACTGCTAATCACCGATGGCGCAGTGAACATCTTGCCAGACCTAACCACCAAAGCAGACATTGTGCAAAATGCGATTGAGCTTGCCCAAGCGTTAGGAATTAGCACGCCAAAAGTTGCTATTTTATGTGCAGTTGAGACGGTCAACCCAACCATGCCAGCCACACTAGATGCAGCCGCGCTTTGCAAAATGGCAGAACGCGGCCAAATTAAAGGCGGTATTTTAGATGGCCCATTAGCATTTGATAATGCGATTTCTGCAGATGCTGCCGCTCAAAAAGGCATTAAATCCGTGGTTTCTGGCGAGGCAGATATTTTGGTTGCCCCAGAATTAGAAGCTGGCAATATTTTAGCCAAACAATTAACTTGGCTATCTAACGCACATTCAGCAGGAATTGTGCTTGGTGCTCGAGTACCAATTATGCTAACTAGTCGTTCAGATAGCGCGGTATCTCGTTTAGCTTCTGCCGCCGTTGCTCAACTTATGGCAAATTTCCTAAGGAAATAA
- the fabI gene encoding enoyl-ACP reductase FabI, translating to MGMLTGKIALVVGVANEHSIAWGCAKAFHEAGAIVVLTHLNEKAEKFVRPLADSIHADLLPLNVEFPGELENVFGFIKEKYGKLDIALHSIAFAEKDDLHGRLVDCSAAGFARAMDVSCHSLIRLAKEAEPLMVNGGSIITMSYYGSEKVVRNYNMMGPVKAALEASVRYLADNMGPSKIRVNAISPGPLATRAASGLPEFESLMNTAIHDAPEHRLVTIEEVGALAAFLGSDGARGITGNTEYIDAGYHIIG from the coding sequence ATGGGCATGTTAACCGGAAAAATCGCATTAGTCGTTGGTGTAGCAAACGAACATAGTATTGCTTGGGGATGTGCAAAAGCATTCCACGAGGCAGGTGCAATTGTTGTTCTAACTCATCTCAATGAGAAAGCAGAAAAATTTGTTCGTCCATTAGCAGATAGCATTCATGCCGATTTACTTCCTTTAAATGTTGAGTTCCCTGGCGAGTTAGAAAACGTATTTGGCTTTATCAAAGAAAAGTACGGCAAATTGGATATCGCTCTTCATTCAATCGCGTTTGCAGAAAAAGATGATCTTCATGGTCGCTTAGTTGATTGCTCTGCAGCAGGTTTTGCACGCGCAATGGATGTTTCTTGCCACTCATTGATTCGCTTAGCAAAAGAAGCCGAACCATTAATGGTCAATGGCGGCAGTATCATTACCATGAGCTATTACGGTTCTGAAAAAGTTGTTCGCAATTACAACATGATGGGACCAGTAAAAGCGGCACTTGAGGCATCGGTTCGTTACCTTGCCGATAACATGGGCCCAAGCAAAATCCGTGTCAATGCGATTTCTCCAGGGCCATTGGCCACCCGTGCAGCAAGTGGCTTACCAGAGTTTGAATCACTAATGAATACGGCGATTCATGATGCACCGGAGCATCGCCTAGTGACCATCGAAGAAGTCGGCGCTTTAGCTGCCTTTTTGGGTTCTGACGGCGCAAGAGGTATTACTGGAAATACAGAATACATCGATGCTGGCTACCACATCATTGGTTAA